A stretch of Streptomyces vietnamensis DNA encodes these proteins:
- a CDS encoding 6-phospho-beta-glucosidase: MKLTILGGGGFRVPLVYGALLGDRAGGRVTRVTLYDLDEGRLSAIARVLADQAEGVPDAPVVTATTDLDEALRGADFVFSAIRVGGLEGRAADERIALAEGVLGQETVGAGGIAYGLRTVPVAVRIARRIAELAPDAWVINFTNPAGLVTEAMSRVLGDRVVGICDSPVGLGRRVARILGANPDEAWIDYVGLNHLGWLRGLRVGGQDVLPRLLADEEKLGSFEEGRLFGPEWLRSLGAIPNEYLHYYYFNREAVHAYRTAERTRGAYLRDQQGAFYEEMSKPDTPALAAWHRTLADREATYMAANREAAGIGDRDEEDLESGGYEKVALALMRAIARDERTTLILNVRNGSTLSVLDADAVIEVPCLVDANGAHPVSVAPLPYHAVGLVTAVKAVEREVLAAVESGSRATAVKAFALHPLVDSVAVARRLVEGYTAEHPGLAWLRS, translated from the coding sequence ATGAAACTGACGATTCTCGGAGGCGGCGGGTTCCGGGTGCCGCTGGTGTACGGAGCCCTCCTCGGCGACCGCGCCGGGGGGCGGGTCACCCGCGTCACCCTGTACGACCTCGACGAGGGGCGGCTCTCGGCCATCGCGCGGGTCCTCGCGGACCAGGCGGAGGGGGTGCCGGACGCGCCGGTCGTGACGGCGACGACGGACCTGGACGAGGCGCTGCGCGGGGCGGACTTCGTGTTCTCCGCGATCCGGGTCGGCGGTCTGGAAGGCCGCGCGGCCGACGAGCGGATCGCGCTCGCCGAGGGCGTGCTCGGCCAGGAGACGGTGGGCGCGGGCGGCATCGCGTACGGGCTGCGGACCGTGCCCGTCGCCGTACGCATCGCCCGGAGGATCGCCGAACTCGCCCCCGACGCCTGGGTCATCAACTTCACCAACCCGGCCGGACTGGTCACGGAGGCCATGTCGCGGGTGCTCGGCGACCGGGTCGTCGGCATCTGCGACTCGCCCGTGGGCCTCGGCCGCCGGGTCGCCCGCATCCTCGGCGCGAACCCGGACGAGGCCTGGATCGACTACGTGGGCCTCAACCACCTGGGCTGGCTGCGGGGGCTGCGGGTCGGCGGACAGGACGTGCTGCCGCGGCTGCTCGCCGACGAGGAGAAGCTCGGCTCCTTCGAGGAGGGCCGGCTCTTCGGCCCGGAGTGGCTGCGCTCGCTCGGCGCGATCCCCAACGAGTACCTGCACTACTACTACTTCAACCGGGAGGCGGTCCACGCCTACCGGACGGCCGAGCGGACGCGCGGGGCGTATCTGCGCGACCAGCAGGGCGCCTTCTACGAGGAGATGAGCAAGCCCGACACCCCCGCTCTCGCCGCCTGGCACCGTACGCTCGCCGACCGCGAGGCCACCTACATGGCCGCCAACCGGGAGGCCGCCGGGATCGGGGACCGCGACGAGGAGGACCTGGAGTCGGGCGGCTACGAGAAGGTGGCGCTCGCCCTCATGCGGGCGATCGCCCGGGACGAGCGGACGACCCTGATCCTCAACGTGCGCAACGGTTCGACGCTCTCCGTGCTCGACGCGGACGCGGTGATCGAGGTGCCGTGCCTCGTGGACGCGAACGGCGCGCACCCGGTGTCCGTGGCCCCGCTGCCGTACCACGCCGTCGGTCTGGTGACCGCCGTGAAGGCGGTGGAGCGGGAGGTCCTCGCGGCGGTGGAGAGCGGCTCGCGGGCGACGGCCGTCAAGGCCTTCGCGCTGCATCCGCTGGTGGACTCGGTGGCCGTGGCCCGCCGTCTCGTGGAGGGCTACACGGCCGAGCACCCGGGCCTGGCCTGGCTGCGAAGCTGA
- a CDS encoding SAM-dependent methyltransferase yields the protein MTQDPASVRIDTSKPHPARMYDWFLGGKDNYPVDEAMARQLLTVDARGRDMARVNRAFMHRAIRWLSAHGVRQYLDVGTGIPTEPNLHQIAQEAAPESRIVYCDNDPIVLAHAAALLRSTPEGATEYIQADAREPEIILERAGKVLDFDQPIALSMLALLHFVGDEDGAYELVSKIVDKLAPGSYLVLSHVTGDFDPEGAAKAAAMYKARGLTLRPRSRDELAAFFDGLEFVEPGVSLTAEWHPELGEPVPVQGDDPIPGWAAVARKP from the coding sequence ATGACCCAGGACCCCGCATCCGTACGGATCGACACCAGCAAGCCTCATCCGGCGCGCATGTACGACTGGTTCCTGGGCGGCAAGGACAACTACCCGGTCGACGAGGCGATGGCACGTCAGCTGCTCACCGTCGACGCCCGTGGCCGGGACATGGCCCGCGTCAACCGGGCCTTCATGCACCGCGCCATCCGCTGGCTCAGCGCCCACGGCGTCCGGCAGTACCTGGACGTCGGCACGGGCATCCCGACCGAGCCCAACCTGCACCAGATCGCGCAGGAGGCCGCGCCGGAGTCCCGCATCGTCTACTGCGACAACGACCCGATCGTGCTCGCGCACGCGGCCGCCCTGCTGCGCTCGACCCCGGAAGGGGCCACCGAGTACATCCAGGCGGACGCCCGCGAGCCCGAGATCATCCTCGAAAGGGCCGGAAAGGTCCTTGATTTCGACCAGCCCATCGCGCTGTCGATGCTCGCCCTGCTGCACTTCGTGGGGGACGAGGACGGCGCGTACGAACTGGTCTCCAAGATCGTCGACAAGCTCGCGCCGGGCAGCTACCTCGTCCTCTCCCACGTCACCGGGGACTTCGACCCCGAGGGCGCGGCGAAGGCGGCTGCCATGTACAAGGCGCGCGGGCTGACCCTGCGGCCCCGCTCGCGCGACGAGCTGGCCGCGTTCTTCGACGGCCTCGAGTTCGTCGAGCCCGGGGTCTCGCTCACCGCCGAATGGCACCCGGAGCTGGGCGAGCCCGTCCCGGTCCAGGGCGACGACCCCATCCCGGGGTGGGCCGCGGTGGCCCGCAAGCCCTGA
- the fdhD gene encoding formate dehydrogenase accessory sulfurtransferase FdhD, protein MGRVTERRRVLRIRGEAVNTRPDTLVAEEPLEIRLNGRPIAITMRTPGDDFALAAGFLVSEGVLGAASDVRNIVYCAGATDDGRNTYNVVDVQLAPGVTVPDITLERNVYTTSSCGLCGKASLDAVRTTARFPIADTPPVRVSPELLSMLPERLRAAQRVFDSTGGLHAAALFAEDGELLDVREDVGRHNAVDKLVGRALREGLLPLERAVLLVSGRASFELAQKAVMAGIPVLAAVSAPSSLAVDLAAETGLTLVGFLRGPDMNVYAGEHRIDVKAP, encoded by the coding sequence ATGGGACGGGTCACCGAGCGACGGCGTGTCCTGCGGATCCGGGGCGAGGCGGTCAACACGCGGCCCGACACCCTGGTGGCGGAGGAGCCGCTGGAGATCCGGCTGAACGGCCGGCCGATCGCGATCACCATGCGCACGCCGGGCGACGACTTCGCGCTCGCGGCCGGTTTCCTGGTGAGCGAGGGGGTCCTCGGGGCGGCGTCGGACGTGCGGAACATCGTGTACTGCGCGGGCGCCACGGACGACGGCCGCAACACGTACAACGTGGTGGACGTGCAGCTGGCCCCCGGTGTGACGGTCCCCGACATCACCCTTGAGCGGAACGTCTACACGACGTCCTCGTGCGGGCTGTGCGGCAAGGCCAGCCTGGACGCGGTCCGCACCACGGCCCGCTTCCCGATCGCCGACACTCCCCCGGTACGGGTCAGCCCCGAGCTGCTTTCGATGCTCCCTGAGCGGCTGCGGGCCGCGCAGCGGGTCTTCGACTCGACCGGCGGGCTGCACGCCGCGGCGCTGTTCGCGGAGGACGGCGAACTGCTCGACGTACGGGAGGACGTGGGCCGGCACAACGCCGTGGACAAGCTCGTGGGGCGGGCGTTGCGGGAGGGCCTGCTGCCGCTGGAGCGTGCGGTGCTGCTCGTGTCGGGGCGGGCCTCGTTCGAGCTGGCGCAGAAGGCCGTGATGGCGGGGATCCCGGTGCTCGCCGCGGTGTCCGCGCCGTCCTCGCTCGCCGTCGACCTGGCCGCCGAGACGGGCCTGACGCTGGTCGGCTTCCTGCGCGGGCCGGACATGAACGTGTACGCGGGCGAGCACCGGATCGACGTGAAGGCGCCCTAG
- a CDS encoding class F sortase encodes MGLSDGTGGPDGTGGPDGTTQPDRTGRRGAWGVIAVVLLIGVHLVRGGTGDLQGAGPPQPLAAAAPDGTRAGVAALAPVPVPPPLPASPPVRVRVPAVRIDAPVTAVGLDPDGWIEAPPPEDDRLAGWFTGAVTPGERGTAVVVGHVDTPGGRAVFYDLGAVGKGHRVEIARRDGRTAVFAVYGVEVVPKEGFPAERVYGDAGVPELRLITCGGTFTEEGGYAGNVVVSARLVEVR; translated from the coding sequence GTGGGGCTTTCCGACGGCACGGGCGGCCCGGACGGCACGGGCGGCCCGGACGGTACGACGCAGCCGGACCGCACCGGACGGCGTGGCGCCTGGGGCGTCATCGCCGTCGTCCTGCTCATCGGCGTGCACCTCGTACGCGGCGGTACGGGGGACCTCCAGGGCGCCGGCCCGCCGCAGCCCCTCGCCGCCGCCGCACCCGACGGGACGCGGGCCGGTGTCGCCGCCCTCGCCCCCGTGCCCGTACCCCCTCCGCTGCCCGCCTCGCCCCCGGTCCGGGTCCGCGTCCCCGCCGTCCGCATCGACGCACCCGTCACCGCGGTCGGACTGGACCCCGACGGCTGGATCGAGGCCCCGCCGCCCGAGGACGACCGGCTCGCGGGCTGGTTCACCGGCGCGGTCACCCCCGGCGAACGCGGCACCGCCGTCGTCGTCGGCCACGTCGACACCCCGGGCGGCCGGGCCGTCTTCTACGACCTCGGCGCCGTCGGCAAGGGACACCGCGTCGAGATCGCCCGCCGCGACGGCAGGACGGCCGTCTTCGCCGTGTACGGGGTCGAGGTCGTCCCCAAGGAGGGCTTCCCCGCCGAGCGGGTCTACGGCGACGCCGGCGTCCCCGAACTGCGCCTGATCACCTGCGGCGGCACCTTCACGGAGGAGGGCGGCTACGCGGGCAACGTGGTGGTCTCGGCCCGCCTGGTCGAGGTGCGCTGA
- a CDS encoding class I SAM-dependent methyltransferase, translating to MFTPQGPSLRELTVQALSSVEHGYDLLASKFDATPFRTSDRLLTAVAHTLETLGPFDSGLDVCCGTGAGLGVLRSVCAGRITGVDFSTGMLTRARNAHPTADLVRADALALPFAPVFDLAVSFGAFGHFLPADQRTLFAQVHAALRPGGTFAFPLPAPPPVGSRLYWTLWGFDAAMRVRNAVWHPPFVMYYRTFRLADVRARLEDSGFEVSLAPIEPLGRREDGSPRCRLVVARKR from the coding sequence ATGTTCACCCCGCAGGGTCCCAGCCTCCGCGAGCTGACCGTCCAGGCCCTCTCCTCCGTCGAGCACGGCTACGACCTGCTCGCGAGCAAGTTCGACGCCACCCCCTTCCGCACCTCCGACCGGCTCCTGACCGCGGTCGCCCACACCCTGGAGACCCTCGGCCCCTTCGACTCCGGCCTCGACGTCTGCTGCGGCACCGGCGCCGGACTCGGCGTCCTCCGCTCGGTCTGCGCGGGCCGGATCACGGGCGTCGACTTCAGTACGGGCATGCTGACCCGGGCCCGGAACGCCCACCCGACCGCCGACCTGGTCCGCGCCGACGCCCTGGCCCTCCCCTTCGCCCCGGTCTTCGACCTGGCGGTCAGCTTCGGCGCCTTCGGCCACTTCCTCCCGGCCGACCAGCGCACCCTCTTCGCCCAGGTCCACGCCGCCCTGCGCCCGGGCGGCACCTTCGCCTTCCCGCTCCCCGCCCCACCACCGGTCGGCTCCCGCCTCTACTGGACCCTGTGGGGCTTCGACGCGGCGATGCGCGTCAGGAACGCCGTCTGGCACCCGCCGTTCGTCATGTACTACCGCACCTTCCGCCTCGCGGACGTCCGCGCCCGCCTGGAGGACAGCGGCTTCGAGGTCTCCCTCGCCCCGATCGAACCCCTGGGCCGCCGGGAGGACGGCAGCCCGCGCTGCAGGCTGGTGGTGGCGCGCAAGAGGTGA
- a CDS encoding helix-turn-helix domain-containing protein, with translation MSEPRSAPTVGQVVLGKRLQDLRERAGMKREEAAKILRVAPATVRRMETAEVALKIPYVQLLLKEYGITDSEAAGFVALAEEANLPGWWQRFHDVLPGWFSMYVSLEGAASLIRAYEPQFVPGLLQTEEYARAILRSGAVGGGSDAGRDEDAERHVALRMERQSLLTREDAPKFWVIMDETVFRRPVGDGPEVMRDQLDRLLEASELPNVTLQIAEFASGHHPGTYGPFVLFRFAMPELPDMVYSEYLTGAVYLDARPEVASHLEVMDRMAAQAATAQRTKEILRNLRKEL, from the coding sequence GTGAGCGAGCCGCGGTCCGCCCCCACGGTGGGACAGGTCGTCCTCGGAAAGCGTCTGCAGGACCTGCGCGAGCGGGCCGGCATGAAGCGGGAAGAGGCGGCGAAGATCCTGCGGGTGGCCCCGGCCACCGTCCGGCGGATGGAGACCGCCGAGGTCGCGCTGAAGATCCCGTACGTGCAGCTCCTGTTGAAGGAGTACGGGATCACGGACTCCGAGGCGGCGGGCTTCGTCGCCCTCGCGGAGGAGGCCAACCTCCCCGGCTGGTGGCAGCGGTTCCACGACGTTCTGCCCGGCTGGTTCTCCATGTACGTCAGCCTGGAGGGGGCGGCCAGCCTCATCCGGGCCTATGAACCCCAGTTCGTCCCCGGTCTGCTCCAGACCGAGGAGTACGCCCGCGCCATTCTGCGCAGCGGGGCGGTCGGTGGCGGCAGCGATGCCGGCAGAGACGAGGACGCCGAGCGCCATGTAGCCCTGCGGATGGAGCGTCAGTCCCTGCTGACCAGGGAAGACGCCCCGAAGTTCTGGGTGATCATGGACGAGACGGTGTTCCGCCGACCGGTCGGTGACGGGCCCGAAGTGATGCGCGACCAGCTCGACCGGCTGCTCGAAGCGTCCGAGCTGCCGAACGTCACCCTGCAGATCGCGGAGTTCGCGTCCGGCCACCATCCCGGCACCTACGGGCCGTTCGTCCTCTTCCGCTTCGCCATGCCCGAACTCCCGGACATGGTCTACAGCGAGTACCTGACCGGCGCCGTCTATCTCGACGCGCGTCCCGAGGTGGCATCCCACCTGGAGGTCATGGACCGCATGGCGGCGCAGGCCGCGACTGCACAACGCACGAAGGAGATTCTCCGGAATCTCCGCAAGGAGCTGTGA
- a CDS encoding ATP-binding protein, with translation MAQRPPHHTDPVRRFAFELPALTASVARARRLAEERLILWGCGPEIRETVALVVSELVTNAVVHTASSRFVCELREGEETLRIAVRDEGGPAGPRIRDCGAEERGRGLLIVDALCTAWGADRTGHGTAQIVWAELAHGMGEPC, from the coding sequence ATGGCCCAGCGCCCACCGCACCACACCGATCCGGTCCGCCGCTTCGCCTTCGAGCTCCCGGCCCTCACCGCGTCCGTCGCCCGGGCCCGCAGGCTCGCCGAGGAACGGCTCATCCTCTGGGGCTGCGGCCCCGAGATACGCGAGACCGTCGCCCTCGTCGTCTCCGAACTCGTCACCAACGCCGTCGTGCACACCGCCAGCAGCCGCTTCGTCTGCGAACTCCGCGAAGGCGAGGAGACCCTGCGCATAGCCGTACGGGACGAGGGCGGCCCCGCCGGACCGCGGATACGCGACTGCGGCGCGGAGGAACGCGGCCGCGGACTCCTCATCGTCGACGCGCTCTGCACCGCCTGGGGCGCCGACCGCACCGGCCACGGCACCGCGCAGATCGTCTGGGCGGAACTCGCCCACGGCATGGGGGAACCGTGCTGA
- a CDS encoding beta-ketoacyl-ACP synthase III → MTGTRIAALGHYQPAKVLTNHDLAELVDTSDEWILSRVGIRTRHVAGPDEPVDELAAHAAGKALAAAGLTAGDIDLVLVATSTAIDRSPNTAARVAARLGMGSPATMDLNVVCAGFTHALATADHAVRAGAARRALVIGADKMTEITDWTDRTTCVLTGDGAGAAIVEATETDTGAIGPVLWGSVPEMGHAVRIEGTPPRFAQEGQSVYRWATQQLPALARQTCERSGIAPEDLAGVVLHQANLRIIEPLAAKIGAVNAVVARDVVDSGNTSAASIPLALSKLVERGELPSGAPVLLFGFGGNLSYAGQVVRVP, encoded by the coding sequence ATGACGGGCACTCGCATTGCCGCGCTCGGGCACTACCAGCCCGCCAAGGTGCTGACCAACCACGACCTCGCCGAGCTGGTCGACACGAGCGACGAGTGGATCCTCAGCCGGGTCGGCATCCGCACCCGGCACGTCGCCGGGCCCGACGAGCCGGTCGACGAGCTCGCCGCCCACGCGGCCGGCAAGGCGCTCGCCGCCGCCGGCCTCACCGCGGGCGACATCGACCTCGTCCTCGTCGCCACCTCCACCGCGATCGACCGCTCGCCGAACACGGCCGCCCGCGTCGCCGCCCGCCTCGGCATGGGCTCGCCCGCCACCATGGACCTCAACGTGGTCTGCGCCGGCTTCACCCACGCCCTGGCCACCGCCGACCACGCCGTCCGCGCCGGGGCCGCCCGCCGCGCCCTCGTCATCGGCGCCGACAAGATGACCGAGATCACCGACTGGACCGACCGCACCACCTGCGTCCTCACCGGTGACGGGGCCGGCGCCGCGATCGTCGAGGCCACCGAGACCGACACCGGCGCCATCGGCCCGGTCCTGTGGGGCTCCGTCCCGGAGATGGGCCACGCCGTCCGCATCGAGGGCACCCCGCCGCGCTTCGCCCAGGAGGGGCAGTCCGTCTACCGCTGGGCCACCCAGCAGCTGCCGGCCCTCGCCCGGCAGACCTGCGAGCGCTCCGGCATCGCCCCCGAGGACCTCGCGGGCGTCGTCCTGCACCAGGCCAACCTGCGGATCATCGAGCCGCTCGCCGCGAAGATCGGCGCCGTCAACGCCGTCGTCGCCCGGGACGTCGTCGACTCCGGCAACACCTCGGCCGCCTCCATCCCGCTGGCCCTGTCCAAGCTGGTCGAACGCGGCGAGCTGCCCTCCGGCGCCCCGGTCCTGCTCTTCGGCTTCGGCGGCAACCTCTCGTACGCGGGACAGGTCGTCCGCGTCCCGTAG
- a CDS encoding IS701 family transposase has product MRLGEVERLRDELSEFVADVFASLPRRDQRRWGGCYLRGLMLDGRRKSIQPMAERLPDGNMQALQQFVNQSPWDPLPVRRRIAERLSEAIRPEVWVIDDVSFPKCGTASVGVARQYCGALGKRANCQVAVSVHAATDTASCPLDWELFLPEDWAADHVRRQRAGIPDEVGHVSKPYLALGLLDRMAEQGLAVPVIVADAGYGRSVGFRLALEERGWSYVIAVDPKEVARPAAADPFQPAYGGLGPPTLPRYREPARPLTSFVTPDTSFQQVAWRQGSKGLMTSRFAVIEVRPSGKEACRTAQEQAGGRNRWDGVLPLKTLLVEQPADAAGPTGFWMTDLPATTPVTDLVRWAKMRWRIEHDYRELKHGLGLDHFEGRTWRGWHHHVTLVTAAQAFLTLRRLDPKARTPA; this is encoded by the coding sequence ATGAGGCTTGGGGAGGTGGAACGGCTCCGGGATGAGTTGTCGGAGTTCGTTGCCGATGTGTTCGCCTCGTTGCCGCGGCGGGATCAGCGCCGGTGGGGCGGGTGTTATCTGCGGGGTCTGATGCTGGACGGCCGGCGGAAGTCGATCCAGCCGATGGCCGAGCGGCTGCCGGACGGGAACATGCAGGCCCTGCAGCAGTTCGTGAACCAGTCGCCGTGGGATCCGCTACCGGTGCGGCGGCGGATCGCCGAGCGGTTGAGCGAGGCGATCCGGCCTGAGGTGTGGGTGATCGACGATGTGTCGTTCCCCAAGTGCGGCACCGCTTCGGTGGGGGTGGCCCGGCAGTACTGCGGAGCGTTGGGCAAGCGGGCGAACTGCCAGGTCGCCGTCAGCGTGCACGCGGCCACCGACACCGCATCGTGCCCGCTCGACTGGGAACTGTTTCTGCCCGAGGACTGGGCGGCCGATCACGTACGACGTCAGCGTGCCGGGATTCCCGACGAGGTCGGGCACGTCTCGAAGCCCTACTTGGCTCTGGGACTGTTGGACCGGATGGCCGAGCAGGGTCTCGCGGTGCCGGTGATCGTGGCCGATGCCGGTTACGGCCGAAGCGTGGGTTTCCGCCTCGCTTTGGAGGAACGCGGCTGGTCCTATGTCATAGCGGTGGATCCGAAGGAAGTCGCCCGCCCGGCCGCGGCCGACCCGTTCCAGCCCGCCTACGGCGGTCTGGGGCCGCCCACGCTGCCCCGCTACCGAGAGCCGGCCCGGCCCCTGACCTCGTTCGTCACCCCGGACACCTCGTTCCAACAAGTCGCCTGGCGGCAGGGCAGCAAGGGCCTGATGACCTCCCGCTTCGCCGTGATCGAAGTCCGGCCGTCGGGCAAGGAAGCCTGCCGCACCGCCCAGGAACAGGCCGGTGGACGCAACCGCTGGGACGGTGTTCTCCCGCTGAAGACCCTGCTGGTCGAACAGCCGGCGGATGCCGCCGGGCCGACCGGTTTCTGGATGACCGACCTGCCCGCCACCACACCCGTCACCGACCTGGTCCGCTGGGCGAAGATGCGCTGGCGCATCGAACACGACTACCGCGAGCTCAAGCACGGCCTGGGCCTGGACCACTTCGAGGGCCGGACCTGGCGCGGCTGGCACCATCACGTCACCCTCGTCACCGCCGCCCAGGCCTTCCTCACCCTGCGGCGCCTCGACCCAAAAGCACGCACGCCGGCCTGA
- a CDS encoding M64 family metallopeptidase, giving the protein MTSQRKGVRRAVARLAAACLLAAGLVGTTQAAAGTPTSGEGPAVVPVQTTGPADRRFNLVFMGDGYTAAEMPAFRADLERHLNTLWSIEPFASYRSYINVWAVEVPSAESGVDCDPGLTAPARDTALDMGFWGGCNPAGVQRLLTVDSRKAAALADLVPGTSRPNRQIVALAHSSTYGGAGGSYATASGGNALSSLITPHEIGHSLGGLQDEYDYYARGVPGEAYEGPEPSSVHHTLLTERQMREQQAKWWRWLGETSESGGVIGRHEGGMYSTKGVWRPSRHSLMKTLGYAFDQVEREVMVRAISAKVNLVQDHTPDTAPIGADRSVWVDTLHPVGGALSVTWKLDGRTLDTEGARTVDLRRLRVSPGTHTLTATVTDPTPFVRDPAVRASAALTRTVSWTVDPSLTTVRSPEAPGFTGHTPTGSPVGARSVVHADTTHAVDGTPAVRWRLDGRPVTTYGRNDRDLDLRTLEIPPGSHTLTARLAGTDEELSWTVDARPATVAYELSEPLRTVRRPGRPVEYVYDGAFTMRLTARDDQEGAVVSQFRVDGDGWYTYYGWPTDAGAPFRFSPSGTVIDDLVYGKLGRSRAVPWDDATPDYGTHTVEYRAIDAAGNVGRARSFLVTLVEP; this is encoded by the coding sequence ATGACCTCACAGCGCAAGGGAGTTCGGCGTGCCGTGGCCCGGCTCGCCGCGGCCTGTCTGCTGGCCGCCGGCCTGGTGGGAACCACGCAGGCGGCGGCCGGGACACCCACGTCCGGCGAGGGGCCGGCCGTCGTCCCCGTGCAGACCACCGGGCCCGCCGACCGGCGGTTCAACCTGGTGTTCATGGGCGACGGCTACACCGCAGCGGAGATGCCGGCCTTCCGGGCGGACCTCGAACGGCACCTGAACACCCTGTGGAGCATCGAGCCCTTCGCCTCGTACCGCTCGTACATCAACGTGTGGGCGGTGGAGGTCCCCTCGGCCGAGTCCGGCGTGGACTGCGACCCGGGCCTCACCGCGCCCGCCCGTGACACGGCGCTCGACATGGGCTTCTGGGGCGGCTGCAATCCGGCGGGTGTGCAGCGGCTGCTCACCGTCGACAGCCGGAAGGCCGCCGCGCTCGCCGACCTCGTCCCCGGCACGAGCCGCCCCAACCGCCAGATCGTCGCCCTCGCCCACAGCTCCACCTACGGCGGCGCGGGCGGAAGTTACGCCACGGCCTCCGGCGGCAACGCGCTCTCCTCGCTCATCACCCCGCACGAGATAGGGCATTCGCTCGGCGGCCTCCAGGACGAGTACGACTACTACGCGCGCGGGGTGCCGGGCGAGGCCTACGAGGGACCCGAGCCCTCCTCCGTCCACCACACGCTCCTGACGGAACGCCAGATGCGGGAGCAGCAGGCCAAGTGGTGGCGCTGGCTCGGCGAGACCAGCGAGTCCGGCGGGGTCATCGGCCGCCACGAGGGCGGCATGTACAGCACGAAGGGCGTCTGGCGCCCGAGCCGCCACTCCCTGATGAAGACCCTCGGTTACGCCTTCGACCAGGTGGAGCGCGAGGTGATGGTCCGGGCGATCTCGGCCAAGGTGAACCTGGTCCAGGACCACACCCCGGACACCGCGCCGATCGGGGCGGACCGCAGCGTGTGGGTGGACACCCTGCACCCGGTGGGCGGCGCGCTCTCCGTGACCTGGAAGCTGGACGGGCGGACCCTCGACACCGAGGGCGCCCGCACGGTCGACCTGCGGAGACTGCGGGTCTCCCCCGGCACGCACACCCTGACGGCGACGGTCACCGACCCGACGCCCTTCGTCCGCGACCCGGCGGTCCGCGCCTCGGCGGCGCTCACCCGGACCGTCAGCTGGACGGTGGACCCCTCGCTGACCACGGTACGGAGCCCGGAGGCCCCCGGCTTCACCGGGCACACCCCGACCGGGTCCCCCGTCGGCGCCCGCAGCGTCGTCCACGCGGACACCACCCACGCGGTGGACGGCACCCCGGCCGTGCGCTGGCGCCTGGACGGACGGCCCGTCACGACGTACGGCCGCAACGACCGTGACCTGGACCTCCGTACGCTGGAGATCCCGCCGGGAAGCCACACCCTCACGGCCCGACTCGCGGGCACGGACGAGGAGTTGAGCTGGACGGTGGACGCCCGCCCGGCCACGGTCGCGTACGAGCTGTCCGAGCCGCTGCGCACGGTCCGGCGCCCCGGGCGTCCGGTGGAGTACGTCTACGACGGCGCGTTCACGATGAGGCTGACCGCGCGGGACGACCAGGAGGGCGCCGTGGTGAGCCAGTTCCGGGTCGACGGCGACGGCTGGTACACGTACTACGGCTGGCCGACGGACGCCGGCGCGCCGTTCCGCTTCTCGCCGAGCGGCACGGTGATCGACGACCTCGTGTACGGGAAGCTGGGCCGGAGCCGGGCGGTGCCGTGGGACGACGCGACCCCGGACTACGGCACGCACACCGTCGAGTACCGCGCGATCGACGCGGCCGGCAACGTCGGCCGGGCACGGAGCTTCCTGGTGACGCTGGTGGAGCCGTAA
- a CDS encoding DUF397 domain-containing protein → MDRIYNGMPAAELGAEGWHKPWSGGNGGNCVEAMKLADGRVAVRQSADPEGPALIYTHGEIAAFIQGAKSGQADFLLT, encoded by the coding sequence ATGGATCGCATATACAACGGCATGCCCGCCGCAGAGCTCGGTGCCGAGGGTTGGCACAAGCCCTGGAGCGGCGGGAACGGGGGCAACTGCGTGGAGGCCATGAAGCTGGCCGACGGCAGAGTCGCCGTGCGACAGTCCGCAGACCCTGAAGGACCAGCGCTCATCTACACCCACGGGGAGATCGCCGCTTTCATCCAGGGCGCCAAATCCGGTCAGGCTGATTTCCTGCTCACCTGA
- a CDS encoding YchJ family protein, translated as MSRRKTRPRTSRAAAAPAPAVTATSPCPCGLDATYGACCGRFHSGAGGTAPTAELLMRSRYSAFVVRDEAYLLRTWAPETRPGEVDFDPGMRWAGLEIEETGEGTAFHQHGTVTFTARYVHGGEAGALHERSRFARHEGAWVYVDGDFLD; from the coding sequence ATGTCCCGACGCAAGACCCGCCCCCGCACCTCCCGGGCCGCCGCGGCCCCCGCGCCCGCCGTGACCGCGACCTCGCCCTGCCCCTGCGGGCTCGACGCCACGTACGGCGCGTGCTGCGGCCGGTTCCACTCGGGCGCCGGCGGCACGGCGCCCACCGCCGAGCTCCTCATGCGCTCCCGCTACAGCGCCTTCGTCGTCCGCGACGAGGCGTACCTGCTGCGGACCTGGGCGCCGGAGACGCGACCGGGCGAGGTCGACTTCGACCCCGGGATGCGCTGGGCCGGCCTGGAGATCGAGGAGACCGGCGAGGGCACCGCCTTCCACCAGCACGGCACCGTCACCTTCACGGCCCGCTACGTCCACGGCGGCGAGGCCGGCGCCCTGCACGAGCGGAGCCGCTTCGCCCGCCACGAGGGCGCGTGGGTGTACGTGGACGGCGACTTCCTCGACTGA